In one window of Eggerthella guodeyinii DNA:
- a CDS encoding Sec-independent protein translocase subunit TatA/TatB has translation MFGIGGFELFLILLFGFLIFGPDKLPAMAKTLGKAINKFRSAQEEMNKVIKTEVYDPTSDEPFKNPLEALSKVGEIGKDDKEEKTESFSERKARYDRERAAKKAAEAEKAGSGEAAATTAAAATTAAAAKPVAKPDGSFAKPEAAKPAETKPAAKPAATAAKPKPSPDELYGTKPAAKKPAASPAPAKSAAKPAAAKPAAKPAAKPAAKPTAAKAAAASKPAAKTDAEKAAARSAAAKKAAATRAANKKAAEATPKSNTNEKGE, from the coding sequence TTGTTTGGTATAGGTGGATTCGAGCTATTCCTCATTCTGCTGTTCGGGTTTCTGATCTTCGGACCCGACAAGTTGCCTGCTATGGCGAAGACGCTGGGGAAAGCCATCAACAAGTTCCGGAGCGCTCAAGAGGAAATGAACAAGGTCATCAAGACGGAGGTCTACGACCCCACGTCCGACGAGCCGTTCAAGAACCCGCTTGAGGCGCTGTCGAAGGTCGGCGAGATCGGCAAGGATGACAAGGAGGAGAAGACCGAGAGCTTCTCCGAGCGCAAGGCGAGGTACGACAGGGAGCGCGCGGCCAAGAAGGCCGCCGAGGCCGAGAAGGCTGGAAGCGGCGAGGCTGCCGCGACCACTGCCGCCGCCGCGACGACGGCCGCTGCGGCCAAGCCGGTCGCCAAGCCCGACGGATCGTTCGCCAAGCCGGAAGCGGCGAAGCCCGCGGAGACGAAGCCGGCTGCGAAGCCTGCCGCGACCGCCGCGAAGCCGAAGCCGTCGCCCGACGAGCTCTACGGCACGAAGCCCGCCGCCAAGAAGCCGGCGGCCTCTCCCGCGCCCGCGAAGAGCGCGGCCAAGCCCGCAGCCGCGAAACCTGCCGCGAAGCCTGCAGCCAAGCCTGCCGCGAAACCCACGGCCGCGAAGGCTGCGGCCGCTTCCAAGCCCGCTGCCAAGACCGACGCCGAGAAGGCTGCGGCTCGCTCGGCGGCGGCGAAGAAGGCTGCGGCCACGCGCGCTGCGAACAAGAAGGCGGCCGAAGCGACGCCCAAATCCAACACGAACGAGAAGGGGGAATAA
- a CDS encoding amidohydrolase family protein: MLLCAQYILPITSEPFQNGAVLIRDGVIRDIGTAEMLKLRYPDEEVADFGQAALMPGLVDLHTHLENSVMRGIVHDVPYTTWITSMLEKSAKMDVGDWYDSAILGGLEALSSGITCVADITTTGAACTATQKLGMRSVIYREVGAMDKRRVDYAMRIAENDIMHWREEVDGDRITIGVAPAAMYACHPSVFTKVSEFARRENVPVAMHMAGNREEYNFIKYGSSPFSVHTMDQKRGFVEIPPWLPTGTTPVRYALNWGAFESDNVLAIHCVHVDDKDVQKLKEYDVAVAVCPRCNAQLGMGVAPINEFMRAGLRLGMGTDSPAATDSTDMLTEMRIGMLVQRAVNVGEFLDSATMLEMATIGGARALRLDDKIGSLDVGKLADIIAVDLSGSHQTPTTDPVSAVVNTCSGADILMTMVNGVALYEKNKWNVGVEVAKNIARVIEIRGKLRL; the protein is encoded by the coding sequence ATGCTTTTGTGCGCACAATACATTCTTCCCATCACGTCCGAGCCGTTCCAGAACGGCGCGGTGCTGATCCGCGACGGCGTCATCCGCGACATCGGCACGGCCGAGATGCTCAAGCTGCGCTATCCCGACGAAGAAGTGGCGGACTTCGGCCAGGCGGCGCTCATGCCGGGCCTTGTCGACCTGCACACGCATCTCGAGAACTCCGTCATGCGCGGCATCGTGCACGACGTGCCGTACACCACCTGGATCACGTCCATGCTGGAGAAAAGCGCCAAGATGGACGTGGGCGATTGGTACGATTCCGCCATCCTCGGAGGCCTCGAGGCGCTGTCGAGCGGCATCACCTGCGTCGCCGACATCACCACCACCGGCGCCGCCTGCACCGCCACGCAGAAGCTGGGCATGCGCAGCGTCATCTACCGCGAAGTGGGCGCCATGGACAAGCGCCGCGTCGACTACGCCATGCGCATCGCGGAGAACGACATCATGCACTGGCGCGAAGAGGTGGACGGCGACCGCATCACCATCGGCGTGGCCCCCGCGGCCATGTACGCGTGCCACCCCTCCGTGTTCACGAAGGTGTCGGAGTTCGCGCGTCGCGAGAACGTGCCCGTGGCCATGCACATGGCCGGCAACCGCGAGGAATACAACTTCATCAAGTACGGCTCGTCGCCGTTCTCGGTGCACACGATGGACCAGAAGCGCGGTTTCGTCGAGATTCCGCCGTGGCTGCCCACCGGCACGACGCCCGTGCGCTACGCCCTGAACTGGGGCGCGTTCGAGTCCGACAACGTGCTGGCCATCCACTGCGTGCACGTGGACGACAAGGACGTGCAGAAGCTGAAAGAGTACGACGTGGCCGTGGCCGTGTGCCCGCGCTGCAACGCGCAGCTGGGCATGGGCGTGGCGCCCATCAACGAGTTCATGCGCGCCGGCCTGCGCTTGGGGATGGGCACCGACTCGCCCGCCGCGACCGACTCCACCGACATGCTCACCGAGATGCGCATCGGCATGCTGGTGCAGCGCGCGGTGAACGTGGGCGAGTTCCTGGACTCGGCCACCATGCTGGAGATGGCCACCATCGGCGGCGCCCGCGCGCTCAGGCTGGACGACAAGATCGGCTCGCTCGACGTGGGCAAACTGGCCGACATCATCGCCGTGGACCTGTCCGGTTCGCACCAGACGCCCACCACCGATCCGGTGTCGGCCGTCGTGAACACCTGCAGCGGTGCCGACATCCTCATGACGATGGTGAACGGGGTCGCGCTGTACGAGAAGAACAAGTGGAACGTGGGCGTCGAAGTTGCGAAGAACATCGCCCGCGTCATCGAGATCCGCGGTAAGTTGAGGTTGTAA
- a CDS encoding helix-turn-helix transcriptional regulator: MVGEKLMKLRKKRGMSQQQVAAALGVTRQTVSNWECDQGAPALDKASELARLYGVSLDDLVADDVEVVMADPDRVTREPRDLHVLKHLEGKRCRICYRSTDDVILLVKSVSMPEKVRVLNVGDDWLRVEHALRLDAPWSKRETAVRLIDIDLIDSVLAWPNDDEGAVLC; the protein is encoded by the coding sequence ATGGTGGGCGAGAAACTGATGAAGCTGCGGAAGAAGCGGGGGATGAGCCAGCAGCAGGTGGCCGCCGCGCTGGGCGTGACGCGCCAGACCGTCTCGAATTGGGAATGCGACCAGGGCGCGCCGGCGCTCGACAAGGCGAGCGAGCTTGCGCGGCTGTACGGCGTGAGCCTGGACGACCTCGTGGCCGACGACGTGGAAGTCGTGATGGCCGACCCCGATCGCGTCACGAGGGAGCCGCGCGATCTGCACGTCCTCAAGCACCTCGAAGGAAAGCGCTGCCGCATCTGCTACCGTTCCACCGATGACGTGATCTTACTCGTCAAATCGGTTTCGATGCCGGAGAAAGTGCGTGTGCTGAATGTCGGCGACGATTGGCTTCGTGTTGAGCATGCGCTAAGGCTCGATGCACCCTGGTCGAAGAGAGAGACGGCAGTGCGACTCATCGATATCGACTTGATCGACAGCGTACTCGCGTGGCCGAACGATGACGAGGGGGCGGTCTTATGCTAG
- a CDS encoding HelD family protein: MEHEHTDPAASPEPSPELNPESDPVFEAEQRHLSETYATLQTMGRDLLAKMERNSKDAAADKLAMMDELTVNLASYADAMETYADFATVNRVIDAYNLAQTVDAEKLTSIQVLLRQPYFAKVVMQLKPGQEPKELYIGTAGISDDAYRRLVVDWRSPVAEVYYNQENGPTSYEANGRTIHVDLKLRRQFDIEADRLNAYFDTSVAIQDAMLLASLTKQRTAQMKAITATIQKEQNLVIRHEDVPTLLVSGIAGSGKTSVLMQRIAYLFYQQRESLDPSEVFLITPNPVFEHYIEGVLPDLGERNPECLTWDEFLQGLMPPDRTGGQAPASLDTFERIDAACATFTFDQHDFKELRINGERLVTVGQILQVAAKFKNIPAGPHLVTLMREELLERLESRLKQLASSEKVLDEIAELAPDEQVDLFHETFDPHDETQVRAMGQQYVDARFASARRAVENDDWLRIDRIGMRLLGVENLVPVEWLYLKMALTGLGNPSAKYVMIDEVQDYTVAQLAVLARYFKRAHFLLLGDGNQAIAPGTATFDEVRALFQKARGPLEECRLMTSYRSTPEITQLFASLLSSEERLRISSIQRADTAPVIRAYADRDEYDRALRRTIAEASENDGLTAVIVPQKHQAKQLQKALGDAAPALIDASATLPARGVVLVPLRLAKGLEFDHVIVPDASAQTFPDDPLSRRRLYTTISRATRTITLLAQGEVTPLLADRS, from the coding sequence TTGGAACACGAGCACACAGATCCCGCGGCCAGCCCCGAACCCAGCCCCGAGCTCAATCCCGAGTCCGACCCGGTGTTCGAGGCGGAGCAGCGCCACCTGAGCGAGACGTACGCCACGCTGCAGACCATGGGCCGCGACCTGCTGGCGAAGATGGAGCGGAACAGCAAGGACGCCGCCGCCGACAAGCTGGCGATGATGGACGAGCTGACGGTGAACCTCGCCAGCTACGCCGACGCCATGGAAACCTACGCCGACTTCGCCACGGTGAATCGGGTGATCGATGCGTACAACCTCGCGCAAACCGTCGACGCCGAGAAGCTCACGAGCATTCAGGTGCTGCTCAGGCAGCCCTACTTCGCGAAGGTGGTCATGCAGCTCAAGCCCGGCCAGGAGCCCAAGGAGCTCTACATCGGCACGGCCGGCATCTCCGACGACGCGTACCGCCGTCTCGTGGTGGACTGGCGCTCGCCGGTGGCCGAGGTGTACTACAACCAGGAGAACGGCCCCACGTCCTACGAGGCCAACGGGCGCACCATCCACGTGGACCTCAAGCTGCGTCGTCAGTTCGACATCGAGGCCGACCGGCTGAACGCCTACTTCGACACGAGCGTCGCCATCCAGGACGCCATGCTGCTGGCCTCGCTGACGAAGCAGCGCACGGCGCAGATGAAGGCCATCACCGCCACCATCCAGAAGGAGCAGAACCTCGTCATCCGCCACGAGGACGTCCCGACCCTGCTCGTGAGCGGCATCGCCGGCAGCGGGAAGACGTCCGTGCTCATGCAGCGCATCGCCTACCTGTTCTACCAGCAGCGCGAGAGTCTCGACCCCAGCGAGGTGTTCCTCATCACGCCGAACCCCGTGTTCGAGCACTACATCGAAGGCGTGCTGCCCGACCTGGGCGAGCGCAACCCCGAATGCCTCACCTGGGACGAGTTCCTGCAGGGGCTCATGCCGCCCGACCGCACCGGCGGGCAGGCGCCCGCGTCCCTCGACACGTTCGAGCGCATCGACGCCGCCTGCGCCACGTTCACGTTCGACCAGCACGATTTCAAGGAGCTTCGCATCAACGGCGAGCGCCTGGTCACCGTCGGCCAGATCCTCCAGGTGGCCGCGAAGTTCAAGAACATCCCCGCCGGCCCGCATCTCGTCACGCTCATGCGCGAGGAGCTGCTGGAACGCCTGGAAAGCCGCCTCAAGCAGCTGGCATCGTCGGAGAAGGTGCTCGACGAGATCGCGGAACTCGCTCCCGACGAGCAGGTCGACCTGTTCCACGAAACGTTCGACCCGCACGACGAAACCCAGGTGCGCGCCATGGGGCAGCAGTACGTGGACGCCCGCTTCGCGTCTGCGCGCCGCGCGGTGGAGAACGACGACTGGCTGCGCATCGATCGCATCGGCATGCGCCTGCTGGGCGTGGAGAACCTTGTGCCGGTGGAATGGCTCTACCTCAAGATGGCGCTCACGGGCCTCGGCAACCCGAGCGCGAAGTACGTGATGATCGACGAGGTGCAGGACTACACGGTGGCTCAATTGGCCGTGCTCGCGCGCTACTTCAAGCGCGCCCACTTCCTGTTGCTGGGCGACGGGAACCAGGCCATCGCGCCGGGCACGGCCACCTTCGACGAGGTGCGCGCGCTGTTCCAGAAGGCGCGCGGCCCGCTGGAGGAATGCCGTCTCATGACCAGCTACCGCTCAACGCCCGAGATCACGCAGCTGTTCGCCAGCCTGCTCAGCTCCGAGGAGCGCCTGCGCATCTCGTCCATCCAGCGCGCCGACACCGCGCCGGTGATCCGCGCGTACGCCGACCGCGACGAATACGACCGCGCGCTGCGCCGCACCATCGCGGAAGCCTCCGAAAACGACGGGCTGACCGCGGTGATAGTGCCCCAGAAGCACCAGGCCAAGCAGCTGCAGAAAGCGTTGGGCGATGCGGCCCCCGCGCTCATCGACGCGTCCGCGACGCTGCCGGCGCGCGGCGTGGTGCTCGTGCCGCTGCGCTTGGCGAAGGGGTTGGAGTTCGACCACGTCATCGTCCCCGACGCCAGCGCGCAGACGTTCCCGGACGACCCGCTGTCGCGCCGCCGCCTGTACACCACCATCTCGCGCGCCACGCGCACCATCACGCTGCTCGCGCAAGGCGAGGTCACGCCGCTGCTGGCCGACCGCTCCTGA
- a CDS encoding class I SAM-dependent methyltransferase: MSIDTATGKEAPADISSERVKDIFSSIAKKYERFNAVSSFGAYKAWLAGMMRQAPIGAHADVLDIAGGTGDVTFTVAHAKHPRHIQCTDLVNEMLDVARMHYADGKAEGVPVDFEVVDAQHIPYGDCSYDAITMAYGIRNMPERDQALSEMFRVLKPGGALVCLEFSTPPNTVWRALYGFYLKHLIPFWGGLITGDREGFVYLSRSIKAFPDQQGLATMMEKAGFENVTWKNYTGGIAAVHVATKPAA, translated from the coding sequence GTGAGCATCGATACCGCTACCGGCAAGGAAGCGCCCGCGGACATTTCGTCCGAACGCGTGAAAGACATCTTCTCCTCCATCGCCAAGAAATACGAGCGGTTCAACGCCGTGTCGAGCTTCGGCGCCTACAAGGCGTGGTTGGCCGGCATGATGCGCCAGGCGCCCATCGGCGCGCACGCGGACGTGCTCGACATCGCGGGCGGCACGGGCGATGTAACGTTCACCGTGGCACACGCCAAGCACCCCCGCCATATCCAGTGCACCGACCTCGTGAACGAAATGCTCGACGTGGCGCGCATGCACTACGCGGACGGCAAGGCCGAGGGCGTGCCGGTGGACTTCGAGGTGGTGGATGCGCAGCACATCCCGTACGGCGATTGCTCGTACGACGCCATCACCATGGCGTACGGCATCCGCAACATGCCCGAGCGCGACCAAGCGCTGTCCGAGATGTTTCGCGTGCTGAAGCCCGGCGGCGCGCTCGTGTGCCTGGAGTTTTCCACGCCGCCGAACACCGTGTGGCGCGCGCTGTACGGCTTCTACCTCAAGCACCTCATCCCCTTCTGGGGCGGGCTCATCACGGGCGACCGCGAGGGCTTCGTGTACCTGTCGCGCTCCATCAAGGCGTTCCCCGATCAGCAGGGGCTGGCGACCATGATGGAGAAGGCCGGCTTCGAGAACGTGACCTGGAAGAACTACACAGGTGGCATCGCCGCCGTGCACGTCGCGACGAAGCCGGCAGCGTAG
- a CDS encoding CASC3 protein CASC3: protein MGTNQKLTAQQKSERVRAAQERERKEKERREAAARTKKIFTIVVCVILVLALGIPTVALAFLGNGS, encoded by the coding sequence ATGGGAACGAACCAGAAGTTGACGGCTCAGCAGAAGAGCGAACGCGTCCGTGCCGCACAGGAGCGCGAGCGCAAGGAGAAAGAGCGTCGCGAGGCGGCGGCGCGCACGAAGAAGATCTTCACCATCGTCGTGTGCGTCATCCTCGTGTTGGCGCTCGGCATCCCCACGGTGGCGCTCGCCTTTCTCGGGAACGGCTCGTAA